The window GCGGAACGATAGGAAATACTTACTCTATGGGCCCTTTAAAGTCAAGGTTTTTCGGGCTTGCGCGTCCCCTCTCCCGCGGGCGCGGCAAGAAGAGGAATGGCGTTACGGTCTATCATGGAAAGAGCGATATCGGCCCCGCAGGCGTGATCGGAATATTGCGAAAGGCCGAGGGTGAGCCTGCCCGCGCCGCACCCGAAATCGAGTGCCTTACCCGCGCCGACCTTCAGGCCGAAAGAGTCGGTCTTCAAACGATTTTTCCTTGACAATACCGGTCTTTTATAATGAAGTATAGACTCGGAAATGGCAAGAAACGGATATATACCGGAAATGCGGGTGAGCCGTGGCATCGGTATAATCCTCGTGACCCTGGGACATAGCGAACCGATCAGGTCCGTATTTCCTCTCTTGTTTTCAGTCATCTATGCCTTTCACATGCCTCTATTTTTCTTTCTTTCCGGTTTTTTTTCCCTGAAGGACCGGCAGGCGCGATCCCTGTCGGAATGGATCAGGGTAACCGGGAGAAGCCTCCCCGGTCTGATCATACCTTATATTTGCGTCAGCCTTCTTTTCAGCCTGCTCAAATATTTCGTTCCCCACCTGGCGGTCCGTCCGGTTGTCCCCACGCGACTTTTTTTCGACATCCTCGTCTTTCCCGCCCAGAACCCTGCGCGCTTCCTCTGGTTCCTTTATGTGATTATCATTCTGCGCGCCCTGACGCCCCTTCTTGCCGCCGCCAACCCCTATTTCATAATCGCGGCCCTTCTCATTCCTCAGGTGTTCGAGCCTGATATCCCCCTTTTCGGAACGAGCCTGATCCTCCACTACGGGATGTTCTATTGCCTGGGGATGCTTGTTTCCACGGTCCAGGAGCAGTTCCTCGCCCTATTGAAGAAGCAATGGCTCCCTCCGGCGGCCCTTCTGTTTTTTGCAGCCGGTTATATACTCTTCGTGAAAACCGGGTGGTTCCTTTTGCCCTTGAGCAACGCCTTATGGGGCATCATCTTCACTCTTTCCGTCTGTTTCTGCTACAGCAGGTTTCTTCCGCGGAAAATATTGGAGACCGCGGGGACCTACTCGTTTTCCCTTTACCTTCTTCAGTATTTCTTCATATTTCCGGTCTACCTGCTCCTTGCCAGGTCCATTTCACTGCCGGGGCCCTGGATCGTGCCATGTACGTTCGCGGCAGGCCTGGCAGGTCCGCTTTTCATGATTTTCTATGTCTTCCCCCACAGCAGGGTCCTCTCCCTTCTCCTGAGCGGGAACGAAAAAATGCCCGCCAGGCAGCAATAACGTTTTCCGCCTACTTCCGGGCAGCGAGATACCCCCATGCGAAGGCATTGGGAGCGATGGTCTGGTGCACGGTAAATTCACACATCATGGGGTACCAGAACACGTCCCAGTAATTCTCGATCACCGGCCAGCTCGCGGCCGCGGGAAAACAGAAGTTCCCCGCGTACATGTGAAGCGGGTTCTGGGGTCCTCCCAAATGATCGACATCTAAGGGTCCCTCCACCGTAAGCCCGGGGGGCGGCGCCTGCCGGGTGACCCTCGAATCCATGTGGAGCACGTGGCGGGGATAGGCATGGCCCACTCCGGTCGTATAACAGAGGTTGAGGGGGTTGGCGCCGGCTCCGGTCTGGGCCGCGAGCACCACGGCGGAAAGATACTCTTTTTTCCCCGTAATAATGTGGGCCCGTATGACGGAGAGAGAGTCGGGGACGGTAAAAGTACCTGCGAAGGCAGGTCTCCACGGCTCCTTCATCCAGCGGTAGCCTGTCTTCGTCTGGCTCTGGATGCGTGCATCCGCGTCGGCAATGATGGCGCTCACACAATTGCGCTTTAAAGAAGGATTCATTCCCGGCCGGTCCGTCCCCTGATAGACCCATGCCGCCTCCGACTGGTCGTGGCGTTTATGGATTGAAAGGGGAGTGCCGCCGGCCCCGAAGACCGTGGTTGCCTGAAAAAGGTCGTGCCATCCGCGGTCTCCCGTGGTACGGAAAAGTTCGGCAGAGGCAAGGTTTCTCATGTCCTTCACCTGGTGGTAAGGATAGGAGAGGTTATAACGCTCTTTCAGCTCCCTCTCCGCCCATGTCATGGCACGCAGCGCGCTCTCCCGGTATCGGCGGGCGAGATCGGGGCTCTGCTTTCCCAGCACATGGGCGGCCCGGGCGGCCGCGCCTGCATAACTGTAGCTCGACCAGACATCGGGCGCGTAGGACATGACGTCGTGGGTCTCCTGCCAGCTCGCCTCTCCATACTTCGGATGACCCGCGGACTCTATGCCGCCCCGCACGCCGCCGTCCTCCGTCATAATCCTTCCGAAGAAATCGATCGACCAGAGGGCCTCCTGCATCAGGTCCGGCAGGGCCTGGTGATCCGTAGGGATATTCAGCTTGAGACGGTCGAAGTAGGAAGGAAAGAGGCTCCAGAGGTCCATGAGCAGCCGCGCGACGTCAAGGTGCTGGATGCGGCGGTCCCAGTCCCCCGCGTCACAGTAGCCGCCCCAGGCGTTCGGGAGGGTTCGTCCCGTTTTATCGAGGAGAAGGGAGGTAAAGGCGTCGTTCCCTTCTTTGAGGCCGTTGCCCGTCTCCATCAGCGGCATCTTTGATTCATAGACCTTTACCCCGTCTTCGGGATTGAAATTTCTCGGCCGTTCAAAGGTGGTATAAGGCGGACCTATCTTAATGCCGCTTCTTTGGTGATAAAGGCCCCGGGCCGAAACGTAAAAGGCTTTTGCCCACGCGTCCGGGGCGATATTGAAGGCATAGGAGCAGCCCACGCCCTCCACGTATATCCTGTAGGCGCCCGTCCTGGTCACGCTGCTGAAATCGAGGGAATAGACATCGGTCCCGTTGAAATTCCGGTTGTAGGCGTCTTCATTTTTTTCCGATGCGGCTTTTGACAGCCTTATGTCCCCTTCGTAGACCGTCTCTCCCGTGCCCTGGTCCAGGAGAAAGAACTTTTTGACCCCCCTGTAATCCATGGGTCCACCGCTTCCCATCCAGAGGGAGAGAAATGCCACCTTTGAAGGATCGTCCGGCCGGAACCCTATATGGCTCACATGGACCGCCTCGCTTCTCATTACGCGGGGATCGAAGGTGAATTTCCGGTCGGGGAGATTATGCATTTTGAGGGAAAGCGTGTAATTTCTCCCGGCTTTCAGCGGTGAAGGGAACCTGAGGTAGAGCCGGTGCTCCATGGGCGCGTCGAACCCGCCGGCCACCCTCGCCAGGTCGGTGGGCTTGCTCTTCCTGTATACCGTGGAGGGAGAGACGCCTCTCGAGTAGTCGGGGTCATCGGATGAGGTGACGACATAGGTCTCTTTAAGGTCCGAAAGCCTCGTGTCGAGCTTTTCCCCCGCGACCCGGTCGAGGGTCATCACTTTCGTGGAATTGCAGATGAGGGCGCCTATGGTCTTTCCCCCTTGTTTTATCCAGGTATTGCCCGATTCGTCCCGGAAAGGGGAGCCCTCCAACTCGCGCGAGTAGGGTTTTTGCATGCCATAATCGACGGCGCCCGCCTCGAGGGTAAGGCCGAGTACCCCGTCGGACACGGGTCCTATCTCCACGAGCCTGGGAGCGGCGCCCTGCTCCGCAGTCGTTTCCTGTCTGCCCGCTCCGCAAAAGGCGAGAAAAAGGCACATGCCCAACAAAATGCAAGAAATGGAGCGGCGTTTCATCGTCACTGCGACGATGCCCCCGGCCCCCTCAGCTCGTCTTCAAAAAGAGTGAAGGGTGTATCCGGCAAAGGCACCTGCTCTTCGCACCGGACCACGGCTTCCGCAGCCCAGTAACAGGTATTCTCGTTGACCAGCCTCAGGGGGACCATTCGGTAAATATATCCGCTGCAATTAAACTCCGGCAGGGGCCCCGATTTCATTAAGGCCTCGTCGGGACTGCGCTTGATCAGCTCTAAGTCATATCCGCAGTTGAAGACCGGGGTTCTCCGCTCGAGGACCCTGAATTTCTTTTCCCCCAGTAGTTTGAGGTACTCCACGTGCAATTGGTCCGGATGAAGGTCCACGCTGGGAAGGGCCACCACGTTCCCCGATTCCATGCCGGGCTTATAGGTGCGTGACTCATGGGAATAGAGGTAACAGACTCGTTCGATGAGGTAGGGCTGGACCACGGCGAAGGAGGCCTTTCCCACATAGCATTGGCCGCCGAAGGCAAAAGAGAAAAACCCGGAGATAAAGATGAGAGACGGAACCAGGGCGCCGATGCCCTTAGGATTGAACATTTTGTCTCACTCCCGTCACCGCGTCCCGGCGCACCGGGGCCGCTTCTTTTGTTGCCACGAGGATACAATCGGTTTCATTGGCATCGACCTTTCCCAGACTTAGAAGTTTTAGAAGCATGCCCGCTCCGGAAAAAAAGAAGTCGACGGTCCGGAAACGATCACGCCAATTCTTCTGGACCGGTCCCTCGTAGAGGCGAAAATAATTTACAAGAAATCCCTGGGCCTCTAAGAATTTTTTTAGGTGTCGGGGCTCGATAAAGGGGCGGACATAGGTGGGGAACTGCCCGTCGCCCTCCCGGTCGCCCATGACCACACGGTAAAATAGGACGTGGAACCAGTAGGGCGTGAACTTGGTCACCAGTCCCTTCACGGAGAGGAGGTTCGGGAATGCGAGAATAAGGACCCCTTGTTCTTTCAGGGTTTTTGTGAAATTCATCACTGCTTTTTCGGGTCTCGACAGGTGCTCCAGCACGTTCCAGCAGATGACCGCATCAAAAGTCGCCTCGGGCAGGGGATAGGTTTCAAGATCGCCCACTATCCTTTCCTGGATAGAAGAGTTTCTTTCCAGCCGTTGCGCGGAGATGTCGATGCCCACTGTTTTCTCCGTTCCCCTGATGCGGATGTGGCTCATGGAGCCGCATCCCGCTTCGAGGAGGACCAGGGGTGGCTTATCTTTAAAGATATTCCCGAGGAGACCCTCCAGCTCGCTGAGTTGCTTTTCCATGGGATTCCTTTCCTCTCCCGCCCCTATTGGGAATTCCTTATCTTAAATCTTTTGAGCCGTATCCGGATATACCACCATTGAAGAGGACTCAATAGAGAAGTATACACGGGTTTCGCCCCGTTGGACAGATAGAAGCTGAGCGCGGCCAACCGGAACGGATCGCTGGTGAGATAGACGGCATCATAATGCTCCCGGCCGAAATAGGCGAGGGTGCGGAAGCAAAGGGGGTAGGAAAGACCTTTGCCGCGATGAGCGGGCTTGATGATAAACCACATGCCCATCCCGATCTTCTTTCCCTTGGCTGATGCGTCACACGCGCTGAAACAGCCCGTGAGCTCCTTTCCCCACCATACCCCCGAGGCGGAATCAGGGGTCGCCAGGCGATTGAAAATCTCTTCCCTTATCCTTTCGGCCGTCCAGACACCGAAATTGCCGTCCGAGTTGAGAAGGCTCGCCCATGCTTCAGCGTCGGCCTCCCGGTCAGGTGAACGGAGGGAATAGCCGTCCGGCGCCGTCCATTCTCTCCGGGACAACTCCGCAAGAAGGTCCATTGAGAAAGTGAATTTCACCTGCCGCTGGTAAAACAGGGAAAAAACATTCCTGGTCAAAACCATCAGCCGTGCGGTTTTACGAGGCATAACGCACCTTGAGCTTGGACGCAACTTCACCGAGAAGGCGAATGGCATTCCACGGGAACACCTTCAAAATGAATATGAGCGCCCCATAGACCACCACGCCTGCGGCCACGTTAAGGAAAAGATGGTCGTCTCCCAGGGGACGGAAATAGAGAATCCCCAGAAGGGTAAGGTTTGCGCCCGCGATCTTCACCCACGGAGCTGCCTGGAAAGGGTTACCCACATGACGGATCACAAAGACCAGGGTAGTGGAGCTCAAGAATACCTCGCACAGGAGCAGTGCCCATGCAGAACCTACGAAACTGTACTGCGGAATCCAGAGATAGTTGAGGAGAATGCTTATCACGGCGGCTGCCGCGGTATTCCAGTATGCAAAGTGGACGACGCTCATCGAAAGGACCACGGCCGACATGAAGAGCGACAGGAAGACGAGCATGCCCGCCCACATCAGAATGGCTAAGGACGGGGCCGCGGGAACAAAGCT of the Syntrophorhabdaceae bacterium genome contains:
- a CDS encoding acyltransferase family protein; this encodes MARNGYIPEMRVSRGIGIILVTLGHSEPIRSVFPLLFSVIYAFHMPLFFFLSGFFSLKDRQARSLSEWIRVTGRSLPGLIIPYICVSLLFSLLKYFVPHLAVRPVVPTRLFFDILVFPAQNPARFLWFLYVIIILRALTPLLAAANPYFIIAALLIPQVFEPDIPLFGTSLILHYGMFYCLGMLVSTVQEQFLALLKKQWLPPAALLFFAAGYILFVKTGWFLLPLSNALWGIIFTLSVCFCYSRFLPRKILETAGTYSFSLYLLQYFFIFPVYLLLARSISLPGPWIVPCTFAAGLAGPLFMIFYVFPHSRVLSLLLSGNEKMPARQQ
- a CDS encoding glycoside hydrolase family 9 protein produces the protein MKRRSISCILLGMCLFLAFCGAGRQETTAEQGAAPRLVEIGPVSDGVLGLTLEAGAVDYGMQKPYSRELEGSPFRDESGNTWIKQGGKTIGALICNSTKVMTLDRVAGEKLDTRLSDLKETYVVTSSDDPDYSRGVSPSTVYRKSKPTDLARVAGGFDAPMEHRLYLRFPSPLKAGRNYTLSLKMHNLPDRKFTFDPRVMRSEAVHVSHIGFRPDDPSKVAFLSLWMGSGGPMDYRGVKKFFLLDQGTGETVYEGDIRLSKAASEKNEDAYNRNFNGTDVYSLDFSSVTRTGAYRIYVEGVGCSYAFNIAPDAWAKAFYVSARGLYHQRSGIKIGPPYTTFERPRNFNPEDGVKVYESKMPLMETGNGLKEGNDAFTSLLLDKTGRTLPNAWGGYCDAGDWDRRIQHLDVARLLMDLWSLFPSYFDRLKLNIPTDHQALPDLMQEALWSIDFFGRIMTEDGGVRGGIESAGHPKYGEASWQETHDVMSYAPDVWSSYSYAGAAARAAHVLGKQSPDLARRYRESALRAMTWAERELKERYNLSYPYHQVKDMRNLASAELFRTTGDRGWHDLFQATTVFGAGGTPLSIHKRHDQSEAAWVYQGTDRPGMNPSLKRNCVSAIIADADARIQSQTKTGYRWMKEPWRPAFAGTFTVPDSLSVIRAHIITGKKEYLSAVVLAAQTGAGANPLNLCYTTGVGHAYPRHVLHMDSRVTRQAPPPGLTVEGPLDVDHLGGPQNPLHMYAGNFCFPAAASWPVIENYWDVFWYPMMCEFTVHQTIAPNAFAWGYLAARK
- a CDS encoding class I SAM-dependent methyltransferase, whose protein sequence is MEKQLSELEGLLGNIFKDKPPLVLLEAGCGSMSHIRIRGTEKTVGIDISAQRLERNSSIQERIVGDLETYPLPEATFDAVICWNVLEHLSRPEKAVMNFTKTLKEQGVLILAFPNLLSVKGLVTKFTPYWFHVLFYRVVMGDREGDGQFPTYVRPFIEPRHLKKFLEAQGFLVNYFRLYEGPVQKNWRDRFRTVDFFFSGAGMLLKLLSLGKVDANETDCILVATKEAAPVRRDAVTGVRQNVQS